The window CCCCTCCAGTGGTTGGGCCAAGCTTAGCAGCCTAACTAATTGCGAACAGAATGTTTAATCTCTAATGgataaaagaataaaaaatacaacAGATAAGACGATAAAACACAACTTCTTACATCTTGTTATACCAGAAAAGGAAATCCAACCTGCCTAAACATAACCATGTATGGAAATAAAAGCAGTAATTTTTTCGATTAATAATGAATTCATCAAACTCGTTTTACGTTCTGAGGGACTGGTGCATAATTCAGACAACAGGATCTTGAGTTTAAATACTACAATCAATCATGTTTCGTATCCAGGTGACCTCTTATGGGGCTTGGCTTCAAATATGCATTGAAAATACAGGAAGTTGCACTCTTGCCacatttttgtttttttcttgttTACAGTTTTGTTGCTTTGCTACAGaactgaaagaaaaaaaaaaaccacGTAATAAAGTCAGAAGCAGCAGCCATCTAGGTACCAGTAGTCAGGTAAAAGTGAATTTTGTGCATGCTGTACATAAATATACTATCTAGGTAAGATTCAATCGATATTATTCTTTTACTGAAAATGTCCAAGAATGGATTTTATTAAATAAGTGTCCAACAATGGGggcaaaaaaaaatataaaaatcaatgtACAAGTGCACCCTTGTGCTTCTCCTCAATGAGTCCCTCCCTCTACACAAAATATGACTGATAATTCATTTAATTTGATCAACTTCCCCCGCATGGAAAGTCTCATCTCAACATAAATCCTATACTCTTTTATCATCTATACTTGCAAGTCTCCACAAACAATCTAATTCTCGTCGTGTATATATACATCCTGCACACTAATCATCTGCATTGCTGATGCCTGGTCGAGCTTCAATACAAGTTCAGGCCATTCTCTAATGTTTGCGCTTCACTGGACTACACGATAGCATTAGAATTGTTCGTGTATGCTGACTCCTTTTGACACAAGCAATCTGGTAAAGTATTTACATAAAATGCCTCCTCTGAACGGAACCTATCCATTCCCTTCGTTCCTGAAATAGGTCCTTTTCTCTTCCTAGGCGATCCTTGCCTGAGCAAGGAAGAAGATTAGATAACAACTATAAGCAGATGAATTAGATAATGCAGTCCACAGTTTCAGTAACCAAAGGCAATATAATATCTTGGTCATCAAATTGGAGACCATGGTCCAAATCCCAATAGAAACAAAAAAGGCAAGCACGTAATTTTCTTCCCATCTACCCAAGTCATGGTAGGCAAAGCTACCCAGTAGCTTTGCTGGTGAGAGATAACAAATACTGTAATACCCTATACTTTAGACAGAGTCCCACATCGGCAAAACACAAGAGGGATGatgggtatataagttaacaagccttagaccctagtgacgCGTTTTAAACCCGTGAAGGCCTAGGCCCAGAGCagacaatatcactagcgggctGAATTGTTACAAATACTTGGTGGAATAGTGGAGGTGCTGCAAGTTAACTCGAACACCACATTATATATGAATTAAAAAAAGAAGAGATGTTGGTCACTAAATGACTATAGGAGTCATGAACGTAGTCTTCACAACTAAGAGACCAAAAGATGGTTGAGTAAAGCAAGGATATTTTGAACTAATAAGAGCAAAACAAAGCTTGACATAGCATCACTTTAAGGCTTTAAAATAAATGTGAAAATGGAATGCTAATTTCAGGCCAAGGACATGGAACACTCTAAGCAAATCCTATTGCACTCCTTTGCTCAAATACACCACAATACATGACCAGCCTCGAGAAACATAGGACAAGAATAATAGCAAGCAGGTAACTCTTACAATTGTTACTAAGAAATCTTATGACTAAAATTTCCACGACTAAAAGAGAATTCATGTCACCAGCAATTTGATTAAGTATCACTTAGGATAACAAATTTTACTTTGAAATACCTTGTTCTGTGAACTTCAATAATGCGATCAGAAAGTTTTTTCCCCTCTATCATTGTACCTTGGTCAACTTTGTTGACAAGCCGGACGAGAGCTTTCCTGATGAATTAAACGAAAATATTAGCAGGTAGTTCGAATCCTGCTAGCAGACCAAGTACTAAGAGAAAGTTAAAAGGATATTGATACAGTGTATTCAGGAAAAAATCTTGCCTATCAGGAGATATTGTTTTCCTGTGCCCCAGAAACCGACGATGTCCCTCAACTGCTCTTGCCATATTCCCCGAGTACGAAGGGATGAATATGTCACTCTCAACTGACACAATATAATCAATTGCAGCTAATTGAGATGCATGCTTGCTGAATGGTTCAAGCTCCTCATAAGATGACAACTTTTCCTGCAAAAGACAAAGATTGTTCATTTAAGCAGGCAGTTAACGTTGATATGGAGGGGAAGATATTGGATTAGGAAATGAGATGGATTCTGTACAATATAATCATGGTGAGAAGAATCTCACTTTTCTTTTCATATCATTTCTTTAGTTAATGGAAATCTCCAAAGTTGACAGAGTTTGACACGATCATCAAGTCTCATATAAAtctatatgattaaacaaatttaCTTTTCCACTCCTAAACGGAACAATCTACCAGTTCAATAGACGAACTTTTCCTTTTTATTGATAACCGAGAAATCCTCGAGGTCCAGTGGCACACAGTTCGAAACTCACTGGAGGCTTGGCTTCTCGCGCAACCTATCAATCTACACTACCAAGCTTAATCTTCCTCTTTTCGGTTAAAGCTGGCAACATTACTAGTCACATTGAAAGTTCTGCTGTCTGTCTCAACAATTACAACCTTATGATTTAGCTGTAAGGTAATACTTCTATCAGCCATATTTCACAGCAGCTATCAGTTAGCTCAGGAAAGATGTTCAACAGGATATGCTGAGGTAAGTAAACCTGCACACTTATTCTGCGTTCTCTCTTTGGATGCAAATAGAATCTCACACTTGGTTTCAAAAGCAGATATCAACAACCAGCAACAGAACCAGCTTTATTTTCAATAAACAACTACCAACGAAAACTTAAAGGGATATCATAGCGATGTATATTAGTGACAGAACGTTAAGCTGTGGTTTGATTTTACATATTTGACATAAAGAAAGTGTTCATAATAAAGCTAATTGATGGTATTTGGTGTTAGAGGTTAATCTCCTTTGCAGCTCAGAAAATATAAGTTTATGGGCGTCCACAGTCACAGTGATTCACTATTAAATTTTCAGAAATTATGATCCCAGAAATAAGGAAAACATCAAACAACTATTTGAGGTAGGTTTGTGAAGAACAAACCTTGTTCATTAGTAAGGGATAGCGAGACTGTAGATCAGACATATGGGAATCACCCCCATATATCTCTCCTGCAGCAATATAAATCGGGGTGTTCGATGTGAATCCAAGAGCAGAAAGGAACATCCCCACCTCCCTAGGAGTTAATGGACAATAGCCTTTGCCTCTTTGTTCTACAGGGTTAATGTCTTTCACTTTCCACCATGGGATGCTTTCCCTATAAATTGTAAAGACAATGAAAtaaaagcaacaacaacaacaacaaaatcaaacccagtgtaatcccataaaGTGTGGTCTGGGACGGGTAGAATGtatgcagatcttacccctaccttgtgacaGTAAAGGAGTTGTTTCCGATAATGAGATAAAAGCAATTGTTATTATATTCAAACAGTCTTAAGTCATATGCGTTCTGTCTTTCTAGAAGCATTTCCTACTAGCATATGCTTCTAGATTTCAAACATCAGTTAGCTTCGTGTCATAATAACCTACCTGATTGCCCTTAGTTCTTCAGCTTCTTCTGGGGATAGATCATGTGTGCATCCACTAAAGGCAAGCATGTCTTTTTCATAGCGCAAATGTAAAGCAATGTATGGACCATAGGTTCGCATACGATCTACCAACAACTGCGAATAAAAGAGTGTATGACATGAAAGACTGTGACAATATAACAGTGGAGATATTACAGAAACAATAATAAGCATAAATAAAATGATCACCTTTCCCATTGCTTCAATTTGGGGAGAAAATTGGAGGGCTTGATAGCAAGCACGGCAGCGCAACTTCTGAATGTCAGGAGGCAGGTTATTATTTGCCAGCCTTGAGTCAGACTTGGCTGCTCGAATCACCTACAAAATTGTTTCGGATATATTAGCCATAATAaagtattttccttttttttttgtgctTTCCTTGTGTGAAAAAATGTGCAAGATATATACCTGGTATTCATCCCACATACTAGCTATCTCCTTCTCATAGTAATCTACACCAGACCAACTTCTGAAATGCTTAACTGCTCTAGCTGCAGATGCAAGTTCCTTTGGTAGCTTTTTGACAATCCGTACATCATTTGCCAATGAATTAATGAAATGGTCTTCATCAAACACATCAGAGAATTTGCTGCAATTCAAGAGCAGAAGAGTAAGTGTTTCCGCATACATGAGTTTGCAGCAGAGGCTGCTGATTAAACATAATAGGATGAAAACAATGCTACTATTCCTTTGCAATTTGACACTTAAATTGGAGCATGAAAATACTAAAAGAAAGGAAATGAACAATAAAAGTATCATTGCAGACCTAGAGTCCTTCCAAAGTGAGCGCTTATCGAGCTCCGGGATTACAAGAGTAGCATTTATGATACGAGCAACAGCAACCATGTCACATATCTACAAAACAACAATAACTGCTTTCAGTTCAAACAATGACATACCAAACTTATGCATAAATAGTTTGAACTTCACATTTATGGCTAAACTGTTACCGGCTCAATATAAAGGAAAAGTGTGCCAAAAAAAGATACATCTAACGATGCACACTGTGTGACAAGGAGAAGGGAGTAGAAAAATACTGACCCCGGCCCTCATCTGATTGAGTCCACCATTTGTATGAACAAGCAGGTAGCCTCGAGACTCTGGAGGAGCTGGAGATGAAATGCACTAATATGAAAGATAAGCAACAGAATAGTCCTCTTTATGTTTGCTACAAGGATGACTAAGCTATTTTGAAGTATTTGTTGATAGGAAACAAGAAATGACTTACACGTATATAATGAAGTTGGTGCAACACAACGAACATAGTCTCGATTTGGAGGCGGTCTCCATAACTTATCCAAGGTCCAATTCCAATTTGCACCATCCAACTGTCAAATCTAAAGGAGTGAAAACATGAAAGATATATAACTACTCTCAATTTACTAAGATGAAAAGAATTCTTTTTTATTAAAATTGAGATATTAAAAGTTAAAACTTTAGTATATTTTTGAAAGAACATACAACCTTGCTAGCAGTAACAGGAGCTTTTGAGAAATGGGGTGGAGCAAATTCCTGAATCCAGCTTCGCTCTCCACTCAATCTTTGGTATGAAAACTCATGCTGCTATAGATATTCAGGCACCCTAGATCAGTATTAAAATCATACTACTAATGAACAAGCCTAAACGACAACAATAACAACTGCTACGCATTAATCCTCTGTATCCATTTCACCTATGTTTAAGCCCAATAGAcacgcctacaacaacaacaacaaaaaacccagtataattccacaagTGGTGTCttgggagggtaatgtgtacgcagaccttacccctaccttatgaagatagagaagttgtttcttgtaaaccctcggctcaaggaacaaTGAAACCAAAGCAACAAAAAATTGCAACAACAAGGTAACAAGGTAACGGAAGCGAATGACACAACATGTACTAATAGCGAACCAGGAATAAGAAAATACAACACGCCGACAAGCTAAAATTTAAAAAGCAAAGAAAAAACTCTGGAAATTATTTTCCAATATCATGAATCACCTAAAAACAGTAGCTTGATGAAAAATTTGAAATGGGATTTCAAAatacttaaaaaataaaatattaataagACACAAACACGCATTGAAATAATAAAAATGCTCAAAACAAAgatcaagaacaacaacaacatacccagtgtagtcccacaagtggtcttggggtctggggagggtagagcgTAGACATACCTTACCCATGCCTTTAAGAAGGCAGAAAGGTTATTTCCGGTATATCCTCGGCTCAGGAAGGAAAAGGGGAGGGGCAATAACAAGCAAACCAATATGACGACCGAAGCGAAAATACAAAACCAAAGCTAAGTTATGCAACAAAACAAAGATCAAGATAACAGAGGAAAAATAAATTGAAGAAATATTTATATAGTTTCACTACATCTTGAACAAAACAGAAACTGTAGAAAGAGAGAGAGGAATTGCAGTTGTAGTACCATAGGAAGTTTGTTGTGAGGGAACCTAGTAACATCAAAGGAAGGGACATGAACATGTACTGATAGCAGAGCCACAAAAGTTATTACAGCAATGGCACAACTTAACACCTTTCGAACAGAATTCCTCCACCTTTTCTTCTTTTGCTGCATATCCACCTTGTGCCCAATGCAATAAACCAATAAGACAATAACAATAAGAACCttgtgctctctctctctctctctagtatATTTCTATGTATAGATGTGCGTATGAAAGAGAAGTTGGCTGCTGCTGATTTTGATTCTTTTTTCTTGGTTTCACTTCGGCTTTTGTATTCTCTGAGTTGGGCTTTAGCgttatttttgtctttttcttttatgGTGTATTTATAATGTCAAATTAGTAATGGCTAGCACTTTGCGGAGAGTAACTATTATTTTATTTGACACAAATTTCTTTTTATTTGTCTTAAAATGAATGATAAAttcttatatttaaaaataacttCGTCTTAaacttttttttaacttttaatacTAATATTTTATCATAACATAAATGTCCTGGTATGTTTTAGAccataaattttaaaaagaaatctTAAAACAGTCAAACATCTTCACGTAAAATTGGATAGATTCAAGATGGagtatattattttatgtatGAGCTTTTCAAAAAACAATTAGcataattttatttctgaagagtttttaaaaaattttacagttcaatttattattttattcacAACTTAAATCTCGGAATATAATTTACCCTACTACATTAACTTTTTAAGTAATATTATCTTCTagtaatatttatataatattactaattaaattaatattttaaatccATATCTACAAAATAAATAAGAGAGAAAGGGAAAATAAAGAAGGTTGGAGGAAATTACGGAAAATCACTGAAAATGTGCTAATTCCATTACAATTGGAGTCAGGCAACTTCAAAAAGAAACGAAGAGACTAATAGATAAGCATTATCTCCTTCTAACCTAGTTTACCTCTAACTATAACTCCTACATTGTCTATCAATTCCAAGCTTCTATAAATTTTAAGATCCAAAATAATCCTATGAAGTTAGGATAAGAAAAAAAGTTAACTTGTTTGGGTATAAGTGTCCTAACTTAAGATATTCATAACCATATTAAGAAGAGATAATTGAAATGAATATCTTGTAATACTATTTTCTGTATACAAAAAACTGATATTTTTTTCAAAGTACTTACTTAGCACAAAAAGAAAATAATCATTCTTGTAACTCTTTTCTCATTATTTAACCAGGAAAAGAAGATTAGTTTATGGTAGGAAAATGGTTGCTATTTTCGAGAGGATATTTTTATTTAGTTCCTAATAGCCTAGCTATAAAAACCGTTGACTATCAAACATGTTTCTTTTAGATatgttttgaaatgtaaataagGATATTCCAAAGCCTTCCGTGCAAACAAGTGCTCTTAGATTGTTTTAACAAaattacttcttttttttttggcattAACCTATGTTCCAAAACATTTAAGAATTCTGTTTAAATTTCTAAATAGTGCAGCAttaagaaataaagaagaagacGACCTAATGGTTGTAACTACACTTGTTTATGTTAGAACTCTTTATAACTGCATCCCTATATaatagtcattcactataaaagtctaagttttcttcaaaatcgatttttaagttatattttacctctctataacagctaTTTACCTATAACAGCAACAACCATATTTATAGCAGAacgctctttgtaaaattacccCTCTATAACAGACATATAGAATCTTTTAAGATTAGTAATTTCTAAAAATATGCATACAATCATTTCCATTAAATGAAGTTTTTATCTTTCAATCTCTAGGACGACCGTCTGCAAAACGAATAAAGGAAGTTAGAACTTACGAAAGAACAAAACGTAAGGAAAATAACGGACAACAAATGTACTTACCCGAAGGGCGAGACCAACAATGTTATTTGACAGGGTGCTGTCATTTATAGTCTCGAGGGTCGTACCCTCAATTTCAGAACAAAGATGGCCAAGGGAGGGGATTATCTCCTCGGTGTTTACAAGAATATTACGATCCATCGGGATCGCAATAGTCCTTGAACCCTCTTCCAACCTTACTTCGATTGAGTAAGCCCCTCATCGATCATCATCAACTTGTCTATATCAATGTCAGAGTCAGATCCAACATCCTCCTCAACAACAACCTTCCTTCTATCATCAGTCAAAGAAGGCACGTCCGCCGCGACCCCGGAAGATGTGACCTCCTTGCGCCTCGGAAGGGTAGGGCCGTCATTGCTCACCACGCCCTCGACTGCGTCCCCCACAGGACGCGTACTCGTATCCTCCAAGTGAGGGGCCTCGGGACTTGCCTCTGGGCTCTCTCCAATATGCATTGCGGCTGTTTCCCGAAGGACAATGCCACAATCTCCCACATCAATGGTTGTCGGCCTCTCTCCCCCGGTATCCACGACCCTCCTCTTACGAGGCATCAAACCACCGTCATCAGGAGAAACGTCATCCTCATCAACTAGCGAATAAAGTTTGGGGCAGGAGTCGCAGAAGAAACGGAGATAGGCTCCCGATCTACGGCAGTTGAGGTCGAGATCGGTACGAAAGACGTAGTAGCCGCAACAGGAGCCGAAGTCGAGGAGGCAACAACCACCTTTCGGAAAGAAGGCACTGGTGCCCGGCTCCTCCGAGAACCCCTACCTGAGAAAACGACAGCATTAAGTCAGCAAAACGAATCTGTACATAATAGGAAACGGAGTGGCCACGATCAAAGAAAGGAAATTACCAGTCGAAGGGAGAGTAGGCccgaatttcttgaaaaacttgGCCATTCACAAATCCCTACGATGTGAGTGAGGAGCCTCTCGACCCAGTTAGAAATATGAGCGTCCAAAGGAGGAGGCGAAATCTTGGCTACAAAAGAAGAAGACGAGAAGCCAAAATTCAGGACCGAACAAGGGGGAGAAACCAAAGTACTTACGAGTATAGTTCCAAGACTCAGGAAAGCTGTTGACATTGGCCACAACGTCCTCAGTTCTGACAAAAAAGAAGTTAAACCAGAATTTACGACTAGCcttgtcgtccatcttcaccGCAAAGCATTTACCCCCTCAGTGGCGAAGGTTCAGCATCGTTCCCCTATAAGAACTAGGAGCGAATAGATGAATTAAGTGCCGCAGTGTCAGTTGGACCCCGACCAGCTCAGCAAACTTAgtgagcatctttataattttaTAGACGTACGACGCGAGCTAAGTAGGAAAAATACCGTAGTGATGATAGAACTCCTCCACCAGTGGAAGGAGGGTAAAAAAATAGCCGACTTGGAAGGGGTAGGCATAGTGGGCGCAATACCCAAGATGGTGGACCTGTATTGTATCCCTCTCAGCCGGGATCAACTCGATATGATTGGGAAGGCCGAATTTAGCCTTAAGCTCCGCTAATTCCTTCACCGTCATCATTGATCGAAAAGCTCCAGGTGCGGCCTCTGGTGATTTGGTGAAATTTGATCTGGAATCAGGGTTGCGTGGGATTATCTCCTCCACCGACGGAATGGTTTCATCCTCAACGGTGGCTTGAACGCTCTCCCTATGGGAGGGGAACACCACTGCCAAGGGAACTACACGACTCCCCTCACTATCATCAGAAGACAATTTAGACATGATTTAACGCAGTGGAGAGAAGTAACAAACGAGAGGGAATGAAGAACGATATAGGTCAATGAAGCAGAAAAAAATTCGGAGAAGAAGAAGAGCAAGAGAAGGGTATGGTACTTTAAAACGTTGGAAGGTTTAAACTTCAAAATCAGGTTCAAAGATCTCTATTTATAAAGGTCATAGCACCAAAACCAAAAAACGGTTCATCATGATTGGCACCGGAACCGAAGCGGCAGGTCTAATCAAAGGTCACACGCTAAACAGAACAACACATCGGGAATATGCGTCATAATGACGCATGACATCATGACGTTATCCCAACCCATGGACAACATAACTCTAGCAAATTACCTGGGAAATTTGAGGCATTTGAAATGCGCGGCCTACAGAGGTCTACGTCGCTTGCTCGCCGCAACAACCACGACCTGTGTAGTCCGTCTGGTTAGCTCGACCCCCAATAACATGATCCGCTCATCAAACCCGCCCGCAAAGCCaacctcaataagcggagggactaattgTATTGGTCAAAATCTATCTCTAGTAGAAATAGTATTATTAAAACATTCCTAGGCCG is drawn from Nicotiana tomentosiformis chromosome 12, ASM39032v3, whole genome shotgun sequence and contains these coding sequences:
- the LOC104121665 gene encoding O-fucosyltransferase 7 isoform X2 encodes the protein MQQKKKRWRNSVRKVLSCAIAVITFVALLSVHVHVPSFDVTRFPHNKLPMHEFSYQRLSGERSWIQEFAPPHFSKAPVTASKLDGANWNWTLDKLWRPPPNRDYVRCVAPTSLYTSPPESRGYLLVHTNGGLNQMRAGICDMVAVARIINATLVIPELDKRSLWKDSSKFSDVFDEDHFINSLANDVRIVKKLPKELASAARAVKHFRSWSGVDYYEKEIASMWDEYQVIRAAKSDSRLANNNLPPDIQKLRCRACYQALQFSPQIEAMGKLLVDRMRTYGPYIALHLRYEKDMLAFSGCTHDLSPEEAEELRAIRESIPWWKVKDINPVEQRGKGYCPLTPREVGMFLSALGFTSNTPIYIAAGEIYGGDSHMSDLQSRYPLLMNKEKLSSYEELEPFSKHASQLAAIDYIVSVESDIFIPSYSGNMARAVEGHRRFLGHRKTISPDRKALVRLVNKVDQGTMIEGKKLSDRIIEVHRTRQGSPRKRKGPISGTKGMDRFRSEEAFYVNTLPDCLCQKESAYTNNSNAIV
- the LOC104121665 gene encoding O-fucosyltransferase 7 isoform X1, producing MQQKKKRWRNSVRKVLSCAIAVITFVALLSVHVHVPSFDVTRFPHNKLPMQHEFSYQRLSGERSWIQEFAPPHFSKAPVTASKLDGANWNWTLDKLWRPPPNRDYVRCVAPTSLYTSPPESRGYLLVHTNGGLNQMRAGICDMVAVARIINATLVIPELDKRSLWKDSSKFSDVFDEDHFINSLANDVRIVKKLPKELASAARAVKHFRSWSGVDYYEKEIASMWDEYQVIRAAKSDSRLANNNLPPDIQKLRCRACYQALQFSPQIEAMGKLLVDRMRTYGPYIALHLRYEKDMLAFSGCTHDLSPEEAEELRAIRESIPWWKVKDINPVEQRGKGYCPLTPREVGMFLSALGFTSNTPIYIAAGEIYGGDSHMSDLQSRYPLLMNKEKLSSYEELEPFSKHASQLAAIDYIVSVESDIFIPSYSGNMARAVEGHRRFLGHRKTISPDRKALVRLVNKVDQGTMIEGKKLSDRIIEVHRTRQGSPRKRKGPISGTKGMDRFRSEEAFYVNTLPDCLCQKESAYTNNSNAIV
- the LOC104121665 gene encoding O-fucosyltransferase 7 isoform X3 → MVQIGIGPWISYGDRLQIETMFVVLHQLHYIRCISSPAPPESRGYLLVHTNGGLNQMRAGICDMVAVARIINATLVIPELDKRSLWKDSSKFSDVFDEDHFINSLANDVRIVKKLPKELASAARAVKHFRSWSGVDYYEKEIASMWDEYQVIRAAKSDSRLANNNLPPDIQKLRCRACYQALQFSPQIEAMGKLLVDRMRTYGPYIALHLRYEKDMLAFSGCTHDLSPEEAEELRAIRESIPWWKVKDINPVEQRGKGYCPLTPREVGMFLSALGFTSNTPIYIAAGEIYGGDSHMSDLQSRYPLLMNKEKLSSYEELEPFSKHASQLAAIDYIVSVESDIFIPSYSGNMARAVEGHRRFLGHRKTISPDRKALVRLVNKVDQGTMIEGKKLSDRIIEVHRTRQGSPRKRKGPISGTKGMDRFRSEEAFYVNTLPDCLCQKESAYTNNSNAIV